One stretch of Nocardia mangyaensis DNA includes these proteins:
- a CDS encoding TetR/AcrR family transcriptional regulator encodes MTTTGDKDLPKAVQLMWGLRESGGRGPKRGLTLDQILDAAIEVADAEGYAALSMTRVAKQLGFTAMSLYRYVDSKTMLIALLTDRVIGPPPVIAQGTPWRVGLEKWATAEFEAVGVHEWWVDIPQSGPPMGPNSMAWLDAGLRALGSTTLPETIKLQLVMNLSMYSIGRRRAARDLRVGEGADFATIMAEVLGTGRFPAMSTALAASAFDNEEIDWGRADFEFGLARMLDGYEIFIRSFEG; translated from the coding sequence ATGACGACGACCGGCGACAAGGACCTGCCGAAAGCGGTCCAGCTGATGTGGGGCCTGCGGGAATCCGGTGGCCGCGGCCCCAAGCGGGGGCTCACCCTCGACCAGATTCTCGATGCGGCGATCGAGGTGGCCGACGCGGAGGGCTACGCGGCCCTGTCGATGACCCGGGTCGCCAAACAGCTCGGCTTCACCGCGATGTCGCTGTACCGCTACGTCGACAGCAAGACCATGTTGATCGCGCTGCTGACCGACCGGGTCATCGGGCCACCGCCGGTGATCGCGCAGGGCACACCGTGGCGGGTCGGGCTGGAGAAATGGGCGACGGCGGAGTTCGAGGCCGTCGGCGTGCACGAGTGGTGGGTGGACATCCCGCAGAGCGGACCGCCGATGGGGCCCAACAGCATGGCCTGGCTCGATGCCGGCCTGCGCGCGCTCGGCTCGACGACATTGCCGGAGACGATCAAGCTCCAGTTGGTGATGAACCTGTCGATGTACTCGATCGGCAGGCGGCGCGCGGCCAGGGATCTACGGGTGGGCGAGGGCGCCGACTTCGCGACGATCATGGCCGAGGTGCTCGGCACCGGCCGCTTTCCCGCGATGTCGACCGCCCTCGCCGCGTCGGCCTTCGACAACGAGGAAATCGACTGGGGCAGAGCTGACTTCGAGTTCGGCCTGGCGCGGATGCTCGACGGCTACGAGATCTTCATCCGCTCCTTCGAGGGCTGA
- a CDS encoding alpha/beta fold hydrolase yields the protein MPIATLNGIQLSYDETGTGPLVLLVMGSASPGRVWRTYQVPALVKAGFRVATVDNRGIAPSAESAAGITMSQLVGDTAALIEHLGAPAHVVGTSMGSRIVAELALARPELLGKAVMFAATARPHPVTSTLNKGEQALFDKGIQLPPEYAAAIKAMLNLSPHTLADPAKAQEWLDIFEFTSGKGTPGTRAQLGLDRSQDRRAAYHAITVPSLVVGFADDQMVPPRFCREVAEAIPTARYTEIERCGHYGYLERPDEINRVLIEFLSAA from the coding sequence TTGCCCATCGCCACGCTCAACGGCATTCAGCTCAGCTACGACGAGACCGGAACGGGCCCGCTGGTCCTGCTGGTCATGGGCAGCGCAAGCCCCGGCCGCGTCTGGCGTACCTATCAGGTGCCCGCTCTGGTCAAGGCCGGATTCCGCGTCGCCACCGTCGACAATCGCGGGATCGCGCCGTCGGCGGAGTCCGCCGCGGGCATCACCATGTCCCAGCTGGTCGGTGACACCGCTGCCCTCATCGAGCACCTCGGCGCTCCCGCGCACGTGGTCGGCACGTCGATGGGCTCGCGGATCGTCGCCGAACTCGCCCTGGCCCGGCCGGAACTGCTCGGCAAGGCGGTCATGTTCGCCGCCACGGCGCGCCCGCACCCGGTGACGAGCACGCTCAACAAGGGCGAACAGGCCCTGTTCGACAAGGGCATCCAGCTGCCGCCGGAGTACGCGGCCGCGATCAAGGCGATGCTCAATCTGTCGCCACACACCCTGGCCGATCCGGCCAAGGCGCAGGAGTGGCTCGACATCTTCGAATTCACTTCGGGCAAGGGCACTCCCGGCACCCGCGCCCAGCTCGGGCTCGACCGTTCGCAGGACCGTCGCGCGGCCTACCACGCCATCACCGTGCCCAGTCTGGTGGTCGGCTTCGCCGACGATCAGATGGTGCCGCCGCGGTTCTGCCGCGAGGTCGCCGAGGCGATCCCCACCGCTCGCTACACCGAGATCGAGCGTTGCGGGCACTACGGCTATCTCGAACGACCCGATGAGATCAACCGTGTGCTGATCGAATTCCTCTCCGCTGCCTAG
- a CDS encoding pirin family protein, giving the protein MPAITVDDIMVVPRLPRPDVTETQRPVRQIVTANRQREGAGFEVTRPFPSVDLRAADPFILLDQMGPVAYEPYEAKGAPWHPHRGFETVTYMLDGTMVHHDSQGGGGVIAEGDTQWMTAGSGMLHDELPEEKLVITGGTFHGIQLWVNLPRAKKFATPQYQDLRGSELTLVSSHDGGALVRLIAGEVGGFTGPGSTQTPIAYAHASIVPSAQLETPWPRDFTAMAYVLSGNGTVGTDRRPIGAGQLVVFGKGDAITLTADTEQHSSTGDLEVLLLGGTPLREPVVQYGPFVMNTREEIIQAMEDFQAGRMGTIPAEHRTGRRLGE; this is encoded by the coding sequence ATGCCCGCTATCACCGTCGACGACATCATGGTTGTGCCCAGGCTGCCCCGGCCCGACGTCACCGAGACCCAGCGGCCGGTGCGGCAGATCGTCACCGCGAACCGCCAGCGCGAAGGTGCCGGATTCGAGGTGACCCGACCGTTCCCCAGCGTCGACCTGCGCGCGGCCGACCCGTTCATCCTGCTCGACCAGATGGGCCCGGTAGCCTACGAGCCCTACGAGGCAAAAGGCGCGCCGTGGCATCCGCATCGCGGTTTCGAGACCGTCACCTACATGCTCGACGGCACCATGGTCCACCACGACTCCCAGGGTGGCGGCGGCGTCATCGCCGAGGGCGACACCCAATGGATGACCGCCGGCTCGGGCATGCTGCACGACGAACTGCCCGAGGAGAAACTGGTGATCACCGGCGGCACCTTCCACGGCATCCAGCTGTGGGTGAACCTGCCTCGCGCCAAGAAGTTCGCCACCCCGCAGTATCAGGACCTGCGCGGCAGCGAACTGACCCTGGTCAGCTCGCACGACGGCGGCGCGCTGGTACGCCTGATCGCCGGCGAGGTCGGCGGCTTCACCGGCCCCGGTTCCACCCAGACCCCGATCGCCTACGCCCACGCCTCGATCGTGCCCAGCGCCCAGCTCGAAACCCCGTGGCCGCGCGACTTCACCGCCATGGCCTACGTGCTGTCCGGCAACGGCACCGTCGGCACCGACCGGCGCCCGATCGGCGCGGGCCAACTCGTGGTCTTCGGCAAGGGTGACGCGATCACGCTGACCGCCGACACCGAGCAGCACTCCAGCACCGGCGATCTCGAGGTCCTCCTGCTCGGCGGCACGCCACTGCGCGAACCCGTCGTCCAGTACGGGCCGTTCGTGATGAACACCCGTGAGGAAATCATCCAGGCCATGGAAGACTTCCAAGCCGGACGCATGGGCACCATTCCGGCCGAGCACCGGACCGGACGTCGCCTGGGGGAATAA
- a CDS encoding MarR family winged helix-turn-helix transcriptional regulator: protein MPRWLSDDEQQTWQAYIRLRQRLDAALSAGLAEHGLSMADYELMVPLSAAPNGCLRAKELAAEVCWDKSRLSKQLARMAARGLVDRRPAEDDARGVVVSLADAGRAVLERAAPEHVDLVRKLFVDRLSPGESAALRSLVDKVLVATDRRSGTPGEMDLRGCGSPDFPPW, encoded by the coding sequence GTGCCCCGATGGTTGTCCGACGACGAGCAGCAGACCTGGCAGGCCTACATTCGCCTGCGACAGCGGCTGGACGCGGCCTTGTCCGCGGGACTGGCCGAACACGGACTGTCGATGGCCGACTACGAGCTGATGGTGCCGCTCTCGGCCGCGCCGAACGGGTGCTTGCGCGCCAAGGAACTCGCCGCCGAGGTGTGCTGGGACAAGTCCCGGCTGTCCAAGCAGCTGGCACGAATGGCGGCCCGTGGGCTCGTCGATCGCAGGCCGGCCGAGGATGACGCGCGCGGCGTCGTCGTCTCGCTGGCCGACGCGGGAAGGGCGGTTCTCGAACGGGCCGCGCCGGAGCATGTCGACCTGGTGCGGAAGTTGTTCGTGGACAGGCTGAGTCCAGGGGAGAGTGCCGCGCTCCGGTCGCTGGTGGACAAGGTCCTCGTCGCGACCGACCGGCGATCTGGCACGCCGGGGGAGATGGACCTGCGGGGGTGCGGCTCCCCGGACTTCCCGCCCTGGTGA
- a CDS encoding excalibur calcium-binding domain-containing protein — MNVRRITIAVAAAGLTLLAAPAAHANPVTGSAGTGSSSFDSILGATGSANLVQSGSAGGAFASCDEARAVGRAPLFRGEPGYSPHLDPDGDGLACPTQ; from the coding sequence ATGAACGTTCGCCGGATCACCATCGCTGTCGCGGCCGCAGGTCTGACCCTGCTCGCCGCCCCCGCCGCCCATGCCAACCCGGTGACGGGCTCCGCTGGCACCGGCTCGTCCAGCTTCGACTCGATCCTGGGCGCGACCGGTTCGGCGAACCTGGTCCAGTCCGGTTCCGCGGGCGGCGCGTTCGCCAGCTGCGACGAGGCCCGGGCCGTCGGCCGCGCGCCGCTGTTCCGCGGCGAGCCGGGCTACTCCCCGCACCTGGACCCGGACGGCGACGGCCTGGCCTGCCCCACGCAGTAA
- a CDS encoding phosphoenolpyruvate carboxykinase (GTP), producing MTASSAPTTAPTKHPGILAWVDEIAELTAPERIVWCDGSRDEWDRLTDELVEKGTFVRLDGKPNSFWCVSDPDDVARVEDRTFICSENASDAGPTNNWVDPVDMRILMAEHYRGAMAGRTLYVIAFCMGPLDAAEPKFGVQITDSPYVAVSMQIMTRSGARVWDKLTADTEFVRCLHSVGAPLHEGRADVPWPCDRTKYIAHFPESRTIWSYGSGYGGNALLGKKCFALRIASVLGRDEGWLAEHMLILKLTSPQGKTHYVAAAFPSSCGKTNLAMLEPALAGWQAETIGDDIAWMRFGADGRLYAVNPEAGFFGVAPGTGARTNPNAIATVDRGNSVFTNTALTDDGDVWWEGLTEQPPAHLTDWRGNDWTIDSGTPAAHPNSRYCTPIEQCPSVAPEWNDPAGVPISAIFFGGRRASTVPLVAETFDWAHGVFTASVLSSETTAAAAGAVGVVRRDPMAMLPFLGYHVGDYFAHWLKLGAQADTAKLPKIFQVNWFRRGEDGTFLWPGFGENVRVLKWALERLDGTAEAEWTPIGYVPSADALDLTGLDDADRALVGQALAVDTDEWVTETRSIDEWFAGIGGNRLPEELREQLAALKLRLLGSR from the coding sequence GTGACCGCGAGCTCCGCGCCGACGACGGCTCCGACGAAACACCCCGGCATCCTGGCCTGGGTCGACGAGATCGCCGAACTGACCGCACCCGAGCGCATCGTCTGGTGCGACGGATCCCGCGACGAATGGGATCGGCTGACCGACGAACTGGTCGAGAAGGGCACCTTCGTCCGGCTCGACGGCAAGCCCAACTCGTTCTGGTGCGTCTCCGACCCCGACGACGTCGCCCGGGTCGAGGACCGCACCTTCATCTGCTCGGAGAACGCCTCGGACGCGGGCCCGACCAACAACTGGGTCGACCCGGTCGACATGCGCATCCTGATGGCCGAGCACTACCGCGGCGCGATGGCCGGGCGCACCCTCTACGTGATCGCCTTCTGCATGGGCCCGCTCGACGCGGCCGAGCCGAAGTTCGGCGTGCAGATCACCGATTCGCCGTACGTGGCCGTATCGATGCAGATCATGACCCGTTCCGGCGCGCGGGTGTGGGACAAGCTCACTGCCGACACCGAGTTCGTGCGGTGCCTGCACTCGGTCGGAGCTCCGCTGCACGAGGGCCGGGCCGACGTGCCGTGGCCGTGCGACCGCACCAAGTACATCGCTCATTTCCCCGAGTCGCGCACCATCTGGAGCTACGGCTCCGGCTACGGCGGCAACGCACTGCTCGGCAAGAAGTGCTTCGCGCTCCGCATCGCCTCGGTGCTCGGCCGCGACGAGGGCTGGCTGGCCGAGCACATGCTGATCCTCAAACTCACCTCACCGCAGGGCAAGACGCACTATGTGGCCGCGGCGTTCCCGTCCTCGTGCGGCAAGACCAACCTCGCGATGCTGGAACCGGCGCTGGCGGGCTGGCAGGCCGAGACGATCGGTGACGACATCGCCTGGATGCGCTTCGGCGCCGACGGCAGGCTCTACGCGGTGAACCCGGAAGCCGGGTTCTTCGGCGTCGCACCGGGGACCGGCGCGCGCACCAACCCCAACGCGATCGCCACCGTCGACCGCGGCAACTCGGTCTTCACCAACACCGCGCTCACCGACGACGGTGACGTGTGGTGGGAGGGCCTGACCGAGCAGCCGCCCGCGCACCTGACCGACTGGCGCGGCAACGACTGGACTATCGATTCGGGAACCCCTGCCGCGCATCCGAATTCGCGCTACTGCACGCCGATCGAGCAGTGCCCCTCGGTCGCGCCGGAGTGGAACGACCCCGCCGGTGTGCCGATCTCGGCGATCTTCTTCGGTGGTCGCCGGGCGAGCACGGTGCCGCTGGTCGCCGAGACCTTCGACTGGGCGCACGGGGTGTTCACCGCCTCGGTGCTGTCGTCGGAGACCACCGCCGCGGCCGCGGGCGCGGTCGGGGTGGTGCGCCGCGATCCGATGGCGATGCTGCCGTTCCTCGGTTATCACGTGGGCGACTACTTCGCGCACTGGCTGAAGCTGGGCGCGCAGGCCGACACCGCCAAGCTGCCGAAGATCTTCCAGGTCAACTGGTTCCGCCGCGGCGAGGACGGCACCTTCCTGTGGCCCGGCTTCGGTGAGAACGTGCGCGTGCTGAAGTGGGCGCTGGAACGGCTCGACGGTACCGCCGAAGCCGAGTGGACGCCGATCGGCTACGTCCCCTCCGCCGACGCGCTGGACCTGACCGGCCTCGACGACGCCGATCGCGCCCTGGTCGGGCAAGCGCTGGCCGTGGACACCGACGAGTGGGTCACCGAGACGCGGTCCATCGACGAGTGGTTCGCCGGCATCGGTGGCAACCGGCTACCGGAGGAACTACGCGAGCAGCTGGCCGCGTTGAAGCTGCGCCTGCTCGGTAGCCGCTGA
- a CDS encoding LysR family transcriptional regulator ArgP, translated as MDLQLDQLRALDAVLTEGTFEAAARRLSVTPSAISQRIKALEDAAGRILLQRSKPVRATESGLAVLRLARQVALLAGDTARELGDADRPADRPIRIPIAVNADSLESWVMPALARVPAGIFFDLHREDEEHTTRLLRDGTVMAAITATATPVRGCKVDPLGAMRYRPMATPDFAGTWFPNGPTPAAYTSAPVVHFDRKDDLQFRQLRRRVRRDVDPPSHYVPSSNGFAEAVRLGLGWGMLPDLQTGTDRAAGTLVNVDGDSAIDVPLYWQQWKLHSPALSAVATAIADAAATALSIR; from the coding sequence GTGGATCTGCAACTTGACCAACTGCGCGCTCTCGACGCCGTGCTCACCGAAGGAACGTTCGAAGCGGCGGCACGTCGGTTGAGCGTGACCCCGTCGGCGATCAGTCAGCGCATCAAGGCGCTGGAAGACGCCGCGGGCCGCATCCTGCTGCAGCGCTCGAAACCGGTGCGCGCCACCGAATCCGGGCTCGCGGTCCTGCGCCTGGCGCGGCAGGTGGCCTTGCTCGCCGGTGACACCGCACGCGAACTCGGCGACGCCGACCGGCCCGCCGACCGACCCATCCGCATCCCGATCGCCGTCAACGCCGACTCGCTCGAATCATGGGTGATGCCCGCGCTGGCCCGGGTACCCGCCGGGATCTTCTTCGACCTGCACCGCGAGGACGAGGAGCACACCACCCGCCTGCTGCGCGACGGCACGGTGATGGCGGCCATCACCGCGACGGCGACGCCGGTGCGGGGCTGCAAGGTGGACCCGCTCGGCGCGATGCGCTACCGCCCGATGGCGACGCCGGACTTCGCCGGAACCTGGTTTCCGAACGGCCCGACACCGGCCGCGTACACCAGCGCGCCGGTCGTGCACTTCGACCGCAAGGACGATCTGCAGTTCCGTCAGCTACGCCGCCGGGTCCGCCGCGATGTCGACCCGCCCAGCCACTACGTACCCTCGTCGAACGGATTCGCCGAGGCGGTACGGCTCGGACTCGGCTGGGGCATGCTGCCCGATCTGCAGACCGGAACAGACCGTGCCGCAGGAACTCTGGTGAACGTCGATGGCGATTCCGCCATCGACGTACCGCTGTATTGGCAGCAGTGGAAGCTGCACTCCCCCGCGCTCAGCGCTGTCGCGACCGCGATCGCCGACGCGGCCGCGACGGCATTGAGCATCCGGTAG
- the bcp gene encoding thioredoxin-dependent thiol peroxidase: MTDNHRLSPGDPAPEFTLPDADGKDVSLSDYRGRKVIVYFYPAASTPGCTKQACDFRDNLAELGDAGLDVIGISPDKPAKLAKFRDAEGLTFPLLSDPERSVLTEWGAFGEKKMYGKTVTGVIRSTFLVDEQGKIELAQYNVRATGHVAKLRRDLSV; this comes from the coding sequence GTGACCGACAACCATCGCCTCTCCCCCGGAGACCCCGCCCCTGAGTTCACGCTGCCCGACGCCGACGGCAAGGACGTGTCGCTGTCGGACTACCGTGGCCGCAAGGTGATCGTCTACTTCTACCCGGCCGCCAGCACGCCCGGCTGCACCAAACAGGCCTGCGACTTCCGCGACAACCTCGCCGAACTCGGCGACGCGGGACTCGACGTCATCGGCATCTCGCCGGACAAACCCGCCAAGCTGGCCAAGTTCCGCGACGCCGAGGGCCTGACCTTCCCCCTGCTGTCGGACCCCGAGCGCAGCGTGCTCACCGAGTGGGGCGCCTTCGGCGAGAAGAAGATGTACGGCAAGACCGTCACCGGCGTGATCCGCTCGACCTTCCTGGTCGACGAGCAGGGCAAGATCGAGCTGGCCCAGTACAACGTGCGCGCCACCGGCCACGTCGCCAAGCTGCGCCGCGACCTGTCGGTGTAG
- a CDS encoding LysE/ArgO family amino acid transporter, producing MTASSAALAAFSGLGFGLSLIVAIGAQNAFVLRQGVRGQHVFPVIAVCAVSDIVLIAVGVAGFGTVVESFPAVVTVARYAGAAFLLGYALLAARRALGSSTLIAEAGASVALGASVLTCLALTWLNPHVYLDTVVLLGSFASTYATPDRWFLAAGAMVASVVWFLTLGYGARRLRPLFARPGAWRVLDSLIAVVMLALALGLLLG from the coding sequence GTGACGGCATCATCGGCGGCATTGGCCGCCTTCTCCGGATTGGGTTTCGGACTCTCGCTCATTGTGGCGATCGGCGCGCAGAACGCGTTCGTCCTGCGGCAGGGCGTGCGCGGTCAGCATGTGTTTCCGGTCATCGCGGTCTGTGCGGTATCCGACATCGTGCTGATCGCCGTCGGCGTTGCGGGGTTCGGCACGGTCGTCGAGTCGTTTCCCGCCGTCGTGACGGTCGCGCGCTACGCGGGTGCGGCCTTCTTGCTCGGCTACGCCCTGCTCGCTGCACGCCGTGCGCTGGGTTCATCGACGCTGATCGCCGAGGCGGGCGCGTCGGTCGCGCTCGGCGCGTCCGTGCTGACCTGCCTGGCGCTGACCTGGCTCAACCCCCATGTGTACCTGGACACGGTCGTGCTGCTCGGTTCGTTCGCCAGCACCTACGCCACGCCCGATCGCTGGTTCCTGGCCGCGGGTGCCATGGTGGCCAGCGTGGTGTGGTTCCTCACCCTCGGCTACGGCGCGCGACGGCTGCGGCCGCTGTTCGCCCGTCCGGGCGCTTGGCGGGTCCTCGACTCGCTGATCGCCGTGGTCATGCTCGCGCTGGCTCTCGGGCTGCTGCTCGGCTGA
- a CDS encoding transglycosylase SLT domain-containing protein, translating into MIDKDKLSTAIGRRSRREAFTVAVAAIGLVAVAASSAVSFADAGTPERAAMVVEQAESIPAVGAAPAIEAIPAPAPEVAPEPAPEAAPAPMPEPAPRVYADNLDGWIREALDIMAEKGIPGSYEGIHRNIMRESSGNPQAINLWDINAINGIPSKGLLQVIDPTYAAYHVEGTPFDVWNPVSNIVAACNYAAHRYGSMDNVNSAY; encoded by the coding sequence ATGATCGACAAAGACAAGCTCAGCACCGCTATCGGCCGTCGCTCCCGCCGTGAGGCGTTCACCGTGGCAGTCGCCGCGATCGGTCTGGTCGCCGTAGCCGCGTCCTCTGCCGTGTCGTTCGCCGATGCCGGTACGCCCGAGCGTGCCGCCATGGTCGTCGAGCAGGCGGAGAGCATTCCCGCTGTCGGCGCCGCCCCTGCCATCGAAGCCATCCCCGCGCCCGCCCCGGAGGTCGCCCCGGAACCCGCTCCCGAGGCCGCTCCGGCCCCGATGCCCGAGCCCGCCCCCCGCGTGTACGCGGACAACCTGGACGGCTGGATCCGCGAGGCCCTCGACATCATGGCCGAGAAGGGCATCCCGGGCTCCTACGAGGGCATTCACCGCAACATCATGCGTGAGTCCAGCGGCAACCCCCAGGCGATCAACCTGTGGGACATCAACGCGATCAACGGCATCCCCTCCAAGGGCCTGCTCCAGGTGATCGACCCCACATACGCCGCCTACCACGTCGAGGGCACCCCGTTCGACGTGTGGAACCCGGTCTCCAACATCGTCGCGGCCTGCAACTACGCCGCGCACCGCTACGGCTCCATGGACAACGTCAACAGCGCTTACTGA
- a CDS encoding DUF3618 domain-containing protein, which yields MDRLVREQQTYMEVTVAKDDTDRIEREIEIARARLATTLDELAVRADPQRIADDTKAIVVAKFSEPKVKYTLIGAGALVAGLVLIKIFRR from the coding sequence ATGGATAGACTCGTCCGCGAGCAGCAGACATATATGGAGGTGACGGTGGCCAAGGACGACACCGACCGGATCGAACGCGAGATCGAGATCGCGCGTGCCCGGTTGGCGACCACGCTCGACGAACTGGCGGTGCGCGCCGATCCACAGCGGATCGCGGACGACACCAAGGCGATCGTGGTCGCCAAGTTCAGCGAGCCCAAGGTCAAATACACGCTGATCGGCGCGGGTGCCCTCGTGGCGGGCCTGGTCCTGATCAAGATCTTCCGCCGCTGA
- a CDS encoding ArsR/SmtB family transcription factor yields MKADFFKTLGHPIRIRVLELLSEREHAVSEMLPEVGVEAANLSQQLAILRRAGLVTARREGLSVTYELTSPRVKELLIVARAILTGVVAGQAELLDHPTESPVANTA; encoded by the coding sequence ATGAAGGCCGACTTCTTCAAAACCCTCGGCCACCCCATCCGCATCCGGGTGCTGGAACTGCTCAGCGAGCGCGAACACGCGGTCTCGGAAATGCTCCCCGAGGTCGGCGTCGAAGCGGCCAACCTGTCTCAGCAGCTCGCGATCCTGCGCCGGGCCGGACTGGTGACCGCGCGCCGCGAGGGACTGTCGGTGACCTACGAACTCACCTCGCCGCGGGTCAAAGAGCTGCTGATCGTGGCGCGCGCGATCCTCACCGGCGTCGTCGCCGGGCAGGCCGAACTGCTGGACCACCCCACCGAGTCGCCGGTCGCCAACACCGCCTGA
- a CDS encoding ATP-binding cassette domain-containing protein has product MAPESVPALTVHRLRKVYGTHVALDDLDLAVESGTVFSLLGPNGAGKTTLVRILATLIRPDGGQARVFGHDVARAGDTVRGLIGVTGQYAAVDTILTGTENLRMTGRLLHLGTAETRRRTAELFERFDLVDAADRPVAGYSGGMRRRLDLAMSLMGRPRIVFLDEPTTGLDPRSRRDLWTAIRELADDGTTIFLTTQYLEEADQLADRIAVLDGGRIVADGTAAELKRLVPGGHIQLSFADHHLLSAAARAVADEPGAYIDADQLTVQLPGDGSATEMKQVLDRFADLDIAIEQLTVHTPDLDDVFFALTGQPRSAAAVA; this is encoded by the coding sequence ATGGCACCCGAATCCGTGCCCGCCCTCACCGTCCACCGATTGCGCAAGGTCTACGGCACCCACGTCGCTCTCGACGACCTCGACCTGGCGGTCGAGTCCGGCACCGTCTTCTCCCTGCTCGGCCCGAACGGCGCGGGCAAGACGACCCTCGTCCGCATCCTGGCCACCCTGATCCGACCCGACGGCGGCCAGGCACGCGTCTTCGGCCACGACGTCGCGCGGGCCGGTGACACCGTTCGCGGGCTGATCGGCGTCACCGGCCAGTACGCCGCCGTCGACACCATCCTCACCGGCACCGAGAACCTGCGCATGACCGGCCGATTGCTCCACCTCGGTACGGCCGAGACCAGACGGCGCACCGCCGAACTGTTCGAGCGGTTCGACCTCGTCGACGCCGCCGATCGCCCGGTCGCCGGGTACTCCGGCGGCATGCGGCGACGTCTGGATCTGGCCATGAGCCTGATGGGCAGGCCGCGCATCGTCTTCCTCGACGAGCCGACCACCGGGCTCGACCCTCGCAGCCGCCGCGACCTGTGGACGGCGATCCGGGAACTCGCGGACGACGGCACCACCATCTTCCTCACCACCCAGTACCTGGAGGAGGCCGATCAGCTGGCCGACCGGATCGCCGTGCTCGACGGCGGCCGCATCGTCGCCGACGGCACCGCGGCCGAACTCAAACGCCTGGTCCCCGGCGGCCACATCCAGCTCAGCTTCGCCGACCACCACCTGCTCAGCGCCGCCGCGCGGGCCGTCGCCGACGAACCCGGCGCGTACATCGATGCCGATCAGCTCACCGTGCAACTCCCCGGCGACGGCAGCGCGACCGAGATGAAACAGGTGCTCGACCGTTTCGCCGATCTCGACATCGCGATCGAACAGCTCACCGTGCACACCCCCGACCTCGACGACGTCTTCTTCGCCCTGACCGGACAACCCCGCAGCGCCGCCGCGGTCGCCTGA